The Streptosporangiales bacterium DNA segment CGCGTCGAGCAGCGCGACCGCGAACGAACCCGGGCCACCGCACTCGCGCGCGGCGAGCTCCGCCGCGGCCGCGACGAGCGTGCTCGCGGTGACGGCGCCGCGCAGCGGCGACCCGCTCGCCGCCGTCGCGGCGGCGACGAGCGCGCCGAGCGCGCAGCCCGCGCCGGTCATCCTGGTCAGCAACGGATGCCCACCGGGGACGGCGTACGTGACGTCGCCGTCGGTCACGTAGTCGACCGTGCCCGACACCGCGACGACGCCGCCGGTCGTACGCGCGAGCTCGACCGCCACGCCGACGGCGTCGGACGAGTCGGCGATCGACTCGACGCCGCGTCCGCCACCTCCGGCGCGGGCGAGAGCGAGGATCTCCGACGCGTTGCCGCGGACGACGGTCGGCGCGGCGGCGAGCAGCTCGTGGGCGACCTGCGTGCGGAACGTGACCGCCCCCACCGCCACCGGGTCGAGCACCCACGGCGTACCGGCGTCGTGCGCGGCGGGCACGGCCGCGTTGATCGCCTCGGCCTGCGGCTCGGTGAGGGTGCCGAGGTTGACGAGCAGCGCGTCCGCGACCCGGGCGAACTCCGCTGCCTCGCCGGGGTCCTCGATCATCGCGGGGGCGGCCCCGGCGGCGAGCAGCACGTTGGCGGTGACGTTCTTCACCACGTCGTTGGTCAGGCAGTGGACGAGCGGCGTACGCCGCCGCAGCGCGGCGAGGTCTGCCACGACGTCGTCGATCGGCATCGTGGGTGGTGCTGTCATCACGGTGACGTCCCTCCGCTAGCGCGAACTAGTTCAGGTTCGACGGGTGTCGGCTCTCAGCCCGGGCGCACCGGGCACCCCGCGTCACGCTCCCGACCGTACAAGGCGACCGGTGTGTCTCTGTCAGTGGGCGTCCGCGTACGTCTTCGCTGCCTTGACGTCGAGCGGGAAGCGCACCTGCGTGTCGCCGAACAGCAGGCGGGTGGCCGCGGCGCCGGCCTCGCGTACCGCATCGGCGACGTCGTCGGCGAGCGTCTCGTCGGCGTGCACCATCACCTCGTCGTGCTGGTAGAAGACGAGGTCGGCGCGACGGTCCGGCGTGCGCAGGTCGGCGAGCGCGAGCCGCAGCCCGGCCAGCAGCGCCAGGGTCCACTCCGAGGTGGTGGCCTGGACGACGAAGTTGCGGGTGAACCGGCCGCGCGCCCGTGCGCGGGCCTGCGTGACGAGCTCGCCCTCGCCGGGCGGCGGGCAGGTGCGGCCGAGGTGGGAGCGGACCAGCTCGCCCTGCTCGCCGCGTCGGGCCGCGTGCTCCAGCAGCGAGAGCGCGGCGGGGTAGCGGCGCCGGAGCGTCGCGAGCGGCGCGGCCGCCTCGCCGCTGGTCTGGCCGTACATCGCGCCGAGCAGCCCGAGCTTCGCTCGGCCGCGGTCGCCGCCGAACGCCTGCGCCGCGAGCGCCTCGTACATGTCGTCGGTGCGGGCCGCCTCGGTCATGCCGGGGTCACCGGACATCGCGGCGAGCACCCGCGGGTCGGCCTGCCCGGCGTCGGCGACGACGAGCACGTGACCGGGATCGGCGACGACCGCCGCGCGCAGCCGGCGCGGGATCTGCAGCGCGCCACCCCCCTTCGTCGCCCAGCGACCGGAGACCACGCCGCCAGGGACGTACGTCGGCCGGAACCTGCCGTCGTGCACCCACGCTGCCTGCCACGCCCAGCCGTTCGCGGTGTGGATCCGAACGAGGTCCTTGTACGCGAGCAGCGCCTCGATCGCCGGGTGGTCGAGGTTGCGCAGCGCCCACGCCCGGGTGGTGTCGAGGTCGTAGCCGTCCTGCCGGAACGCCGCGAGCAGGTCGGCGGGGGAGTCGGGGTTGACCGGACGCCCGAAGCCCTCGTGGACGTCGGCGGCGAGGGCGGCGAGCCGGCTCGGACGCCCGCCCGCGGGATCGGCCGTGCCGAGCAGCTCGGTGAGGACGGTGTCGTGCGCCGCGACGTCCCACGGGAGGCCGGCCGCGGTCATCTCGGTCGCCGCGAGCGCGCCGGCCGACTCCGCGGCGACCAGCAGGTCGAACCGTTGTGGCAGGCCCGTCGCCGCGATGCGGCGCCGCTGGTCGGCGTACGCCTCGACCGCACGTGCGAGCGGCTCGGCCGGATCGGCGCGCGGCGGGTCGACCGCGAACAGGTCGGGTTGCGCGCCGCGCCGTGCCGGCTCGGGCGCGACGTCGAGGGGCTCGCCGGCATAGCGGCGCAGCAGCGCCTCGGTGAGCGCGAGGTCGTGGCAGCGCCGCGGCGTGGCGCGGGACCCGAGCGCGGCGAGGACGGCGGGGTAGTCGGCGGCGGTGTCGGCGAACACCCAGCGCGGGGAGTCGGCACGCTCGCGCGTCTCGACGTACGCCGCGAGCGCCTCGGCACCGGGCATTGCGACGATGTCGCCGGCGGGCGCACCCGACTCGTCGACCTCACGTAGCGCCCCGCTGGTGACCACGACCGGCACGTGCCGATTGTGCCCGACGGCACCGACAGTACGTCTTCGCGCCCCGGGTCTTTACAACGATGGAACGAACCGGTTACAACAAGACCTCGCCCGTCGAGAGGAACCCCCCGATGCGTCGCGTTCCCGGTCCGGTCACCCTCCCTGCCCTCCTGCTCGTCCTCGTCCTCGCCCTCGCGCTCGCGCCCGCGCCCGCGACGTCGGTGCGCGCGGCCGAGGACCAGGCACCGCCGTACACCAACCCGGTCACCGCCGGCTACTCGATCGACTTCCCCGACCCCGCGGTCATGCGCGGCAAGGACGGCTTCTGGTACGCGTACGGCACCGGCGGGCCCTTCGACGAGCAGAACGCGCGGAGCGCGAACTCGAAGATCGCGAGGTCGGCCGACCTGCGCACGTGGACCGAGGTCGGGCCGTTCTTCGCCCCGGGCGCCGAGCCGCCGTACGCCGAGGCGGGCACGGGCTACTGGGCGCCCGACGTCAGGTACCTCAACGGGAAGTACCTGCTGTATGTCACCGTGCCGAACACGAAGACGGTGCCAGGCGGCGGTGACCCGGCGATCGGCGTGGCGACCGCGCCCACGCCGTCCGGCCCGTGGACGCCGGAGCCCGAGCCGCTGATCCCGCCGCGGCCGTTCGGGGACGCGTACGACACGACGATCGACCCGGCGCTGTTCACCGACACCGACGGCACCCACTACCTGTACTGGGGCGGCTTCGACAGCGGCCTGTGGATGGTGCGCCTCTCCGCCGACGGGCTCACCGCCGAGACCGAGCCGCGCAAGATCGGCGCGGCGCGCTACGAGGGTCCGTACGTCGTGCACCGCGACGGCTGGTACTACCTGTTCGCGTCGTCGGCGAACTGCTGCGCGGGTCCCACCACCGGGTACAGCGTCTTCGTCGGGCGCGCGAAGAGCCCGCTCGGGCCGTTCCGCGACCGCGACGGCGAGGACATGGTCGCGAGCCGTGCCGGTGGCACGCCGGTGCTTGCGCCCAACGGCAACAAGTGGATCGGCACCGGACACCACTCCGCCGTCGTCGACGCGTCCGGCCAGGACTGGATGACGTACCACGCCATCGACCGCGACGACCCGTGGCTCGACGTGCAGCCGGGCTTCACCATGCGGCCGATGAGCATCGACCGGCTCGACTGGATCGACGGGTGGCCGATCGTCAACGCGGGCGCGTTCGCGACGGACACCGAGCAGCCGGACGGGCCGGTCGTCAGGGGAGAGGTCGACGACAGGTTCGAGGACGCCGACGCGACCGCCGACCTCTTCGACGTCAGGTCGGGCGAACTCGCGGTCGAGGGTCCCGACCCGCAGTCCGGCGGGTACGCCGCACTCGGGCGCGACACGCTCGCCACCACCCGCGAGCTGCGCGACCGCGACGTGCGCGTCGAGGCTGACGTGCGCACCTCCGACGCCGCCGCGGGTGTCGCCGCGCGCGTGTCGAAGCACGGCGACCAGGTGCGCGCGGTCGTCGACGCCGCCAGGCGTGAGCTGCGCGTCGAGGCGGTCGTGCACGGACGCGTCGTGCGTACGGCCTCCGCGAAGCTGCCGGCGAGCTACGCGGCCGACGCGTGGCACACGCTCGCGTTGCAGGTACGCGGCCGCACCGCGACGGTCGACGTGACCGACAGCAGGCTCGGTGACCCGTGGGCGACGACGGAGCTGCGGCTGCCGTCCACCGGCCGCGCGGGCGCCGCCGGCGTCGTCGCGAGTGGCGACGCGGAGGTCGACAACTTCTCGGCCAACGCCCTCTACCGGCCGGTGACGAAGACCGTGCCGCCGCCGGCGCAGGGCCGGCCGCTGCCGGCGTACTCCGACGAGTTCGGCGACGGCCTCGCCGAGGGGTGGAGCTGGCTGCGTGAGGACACCGCGGCGCGCGTCGTCAGCGGCGACCTGCGGTGGCCCACGCAGGACGGCGACCTCGTCGGCACCGGTACCCCGGCGGCGCTGCTGCGCGAGATGCCGGAGGGTTCGTACACCGTCACGACGAAGCTGCGGCTCGGCATCGGCACCGACGACGTCCGCAACTTCCAGCAGGCCGGGCTGCTCGTGTACGTCGGCGACGACGAGTTCCTGCGGCTCGACGTGGTGGCAGTGGCCGATACGAGGATCGTGGAGTTCGGCAAGGAGACGGTGTTCCAGGGCCGCAGGTCGTGGGGCGGCGGCCTCGCCGGGCCACCGGGCGACACGACCTGGCTGAAGCTGGCGCACCGCCTCGACCCGAAGACCGGCGAGCACCGCTTCCGCGCCGGCTCGAGCACCGACGGCCGGCACTGGACGTGGGGCCTCACCTGGACCCTGCCCGCCGACGCCGATCCTCGCATCGGCCTGGTGTCGCAGGGTTCGCTGCCCGAGACCACCGCGGAGTACGGGCCTGCGATGGCGGAGTTCGACTACGTCCGCGTCAGTCGGCCGTGACGGCGCGTCCGCGTTGCGCGGGCCGGGGTGGCGCGCTGTAGGTAAGGCTAGCCTAAGATGTCCCCATGGCAGGCGGACCGCACGCGCTCTCGGGCATCGACCTCACGTTGCGCTACGGCAAGGAGCCCGTCGTGCGCGAGGCCGGCATCGCGCTGCACCGCGGCGAGGTCACCGCGCTCGTCGGGCCGAACGGCTCGGGGAAGTCGACCCTGCTGCGCGCGCTGGCCAGGCTGCACAAGGTCACCGAGGGCCGAGTCGAGCTCGACGGCGAGCCGGCGGCGCCGCTGTCGGCCAAGGAGTTCGCGCGGCGCGTCACGCTGCTGGCGCAGTCGCGGCCGGTGCCCAGCGGCGTCTCGGTGCGCGATGTCGTCGGGTACGGCAGGCACCCGCACCGGCCCCGGTTCGGCGGCAGCGACGCCGAGGGGCCCGAGGTCGTCGCGTGGGCGCTGGCGGTGACCGGCATCGAGTCGATGGCCGAGCGCGGCGTCGACGAGCTGTCCGGCGGCGAGCGGCAGCGGGTGTGGCTCGCGACGGCGCTCGCGCAGCGTACAGACGTGCTGCTCCTCGACGAGCCGACCACGTTCCTCGACCTGCGCTACCAGGTCGAGATCCTCGACCTGGTCCGTGACCTCGTCGACAACCACGACGTGGCCGTCGGGGTCGTGCTCCACGACCTCAACCAGGCCGCCGCCGTCGCCGATCACGTCGCGCTCCTCGCCGAGGGCCGGGTCGTCGCGAGCGGAGCACCGCACGATGTGCTCACGCCCGACCGCCTCGGTCCCGTGTACGGCATCGACGTCGAGGTGCAGACCGACTCCTCGACCGGACTCCTGTCCTGCCAGCCCGTCGGGCGGCACCACACGCGGCGGCTCGCCGTCCGCGACTGACGCAGCAGCAACCGAAAGGACATCCGTGCGTTCTCCGAAGTCGTTCGCGCCTGCCCTCGTGGCGGTCGTCATGCTGGCGGTCGCCGCATGCGGCACCACCGAGGCCCCGAAGGAGCAGAGCACCGGCGCCGACATCAAGGTCACCGACAGCCGCGGCGAGCAGACGTTGCCCGGTCCCGCCAAGCGGGTCGTCGCGCTGGAGTGGGGACTCGTCGAGAACCTGCTCACCCTGGGCGTCACGCCCGTCGGCATCGCCGACATCAAGCAGTACAACGTCTGGGTGTCCGCCGAGCCCGCGCCGACCTCGGTGAAGGATGTCGGCCTGCGCGAGGAGGTCAGCCTGGACGCGGTCGCCGGCCTCGACCCCGATCTGATCCTCGCCACCACCAGCGGCGCATGCGGCAAGCCGCTGCCGCAGTTCGAGAAGATCGCCGACGTGCTCTGCTTCGACGGCACCGACCCGAACGGCAACCTGCAGCACATGCGCGACCAGTTCACCGCGGTGGCGAAGTCCGTCGGCAAGGGGGCCGAGGGCGACAAGGTCCTCGCCGACTTCGACGCGAAGCTCGCCGACGGCAAGCAGAAGATCGCCGACGCGGGCCTTGCCGGCACGAAGCTCGCCGGTGCGCACGGCTGGACCGACCAGGGCGCACCCGTGGTCCGGATGTTCGGCAAGCGCTCCCTGGGGTCCGACGTCGCCGAGGAGATGGGTCTGGAGAACGCCTGGACCGGCAAGTCCGACGACTGGGGGCTCGCGATGACCGACGTCGAGGGGCTCACCAAGATCGGCGACGCCCAGTTCTACTACATCGCACCGGTCGACAACATCTTCGAGACCAAGCTGCCGAAGAACCGGATCTGGCAGAACCTGAGCTTCGTGAAGAAGGACCAGGTGCACAAGCTCGACGGCGGCACCTGGCTCTTCGGCGGACCGGCGTCGACGAGCCAGTTCGTCGACGAGCTCGTCGCGGCGCTCACCTGACCCGTCGACACCTGCTGACACCGTGACCGAGACGCTGAGCCGCCAGCCCGCCCCCGGCCCCACCGCCGCGCCACCCGCGCCGCGGTGGGGCCGGACCACCCTGGTCCTGGTCGCCGGGCTGGTCCTGGTCGCCGCGCTCGGGCTCGTCCACGTCACGCAGGGGACGTCCGACATCGGCCCGGTCGACCTGCTCCGGCTGGTCTTCGGCGGCGGTGGCGGTGACTCCCGGACGCTCGACGTGCTCATCGGCTCGCGGGTGCCCCGGCTGCTCGCCGGCCTCGTCGTCGGGATCGCGCTCGGTGTCTCCGGCGCGCTGCTGCAGTCGGTCGCGCGCAACGCGCTCGCGACTCCCGACACCCTCGGCGTCAACGCGGGCGCGGGCTTCGCCGTGGTGCTCGTCGCCGTCCTCGGTACGTCGCTCCCGGCACTGTCGACGACCGCGGTCGCGTTCGCCGGTGGGTTGCTCGCCGCCGGTCTCGTTCTCGCGCTGTCCTCGGGCGCGGCGGCCGGCCCGACACGGCTGGTGCTCGCCGGCATGGTCGTCACCCTCGCGCTCGCCGCCGGCTCGCAGGCGCTGCAGCTGATCGACCAGGAGTCGACGGTCGGCTTGTTCGCCTGGGGCGACGGGTCGCTGGTGCAGAGCGGCACCGACGAGACGATGCAGGTGCTGCCCGTGATCGGTGTCGGCGTCGCCGCGGCCCTGTTGCTGTGCCGGCCGCTCGACATCCTCGCGCTCGGCGACGACACCGCCCGCGTTCTCGGGATCAAGGTCGGCATCATCCGCGTCGTCGCCGTGATCGTGGCCGTGCTGCTCGCGGCGTCCGCGGTCTCCGTCGCGGGGAAGATCGGCTTCGTCGGGCTGCTGGCGCCGACGGTCGTCCGGCTACTCGGTGTGCACCGGCTCGCCGGCCTGATCCCGGCCGCGGCGGTCGCCGGCTGTGTCGTCGTGCTCGGCGCCGACGTGCTCACGCGTGCCGTGCTCGGCGGCGCGGCGGGCGTCGACATCCCGGCCGGCGTCGTGACGTCGCTGTTCGGCGCGCCTGTGCTCATCTGGCTGGCCAGGCGGCACCGCGACTCCGGACCCACGCGCACGCCCCCGGCCGCGGGTCATCCGGCGGGGCGTTCCACGCGCTACTTCGCGGTGATCGTGGTCGTGGTCTCCGCGCTGCTCGTCGCCGCCGTCGTCGTCAGCATGCTGATCGGCGACCGGATCGTGCTGCTCGGTGACGTCATGAACTGGATCCGCGGGACGGCGGGCGGCGGCGTCACGTTCGTCCTCGACCAGCGGTTCCCGCGGGTGGTGCTGTGCCTGCTGACCGGGGCCGCGCTCGCGCTGGCGGGCGCCGCGGTGCAGGCCGTCGCCCGCAACCCGCTTGCGGAGCCGGGGATCCTCGGTGTCACCGGGGGTGCCGGTGTCGGCGCCGTGGCGCTCATCGTCCTCGTGCCGGGCGCGTCGGCCGTGTCCGTCTCCGGCGTCGCCGCGATCGGGGCGGTCGCGGCGTTCGTCGGCGTCTACCTGCTCGCCTGGCGTCGCGGCATGAGCCCCGACCGGCTGGTGCTCGTCGGCGTCGGCATGGGCGCACTCACGGCAGCCATCACCACCGCCCTCGTCGTCCGCCGGCAGTACGACATCGGCCCCGCGCTCGTCTGGCTGGCCGGCAGCACGTACGGCCGCTCGCTCACCGACGCCGGACCGGTCGCGGTCATGCTCGTGCTGGCCGTCGTGCTGGCCGTGCTGTCCCACCGGCACCTCGACCTGCTGGCGCTCGACGAGGACACCCCGCGGGTCCTCGGCGTACGGCTCGAACCCGTCCGCCTCGCCATCCTCGGCGTCGCCGTCCTGCTGACCGCCGCCGCCGTCTCTGCTGCCGGGGTGATCGGGTTCGTCGGCCTGGTGGCCCCGCACGCCGCCCG contains these protein-coding regions:
- a CDS encoding ATP-binding cassette domain-containing protein; the protein is MAGGPHALSGIDLTLRYGKEPVVREAGIALHRGEVTALVGPNGSGKSTLLRALARLHKVTEGRVELDGEPAAPLSAKEFARRVTLLAQSRPVPSGVSVRDVVGYGRHPHRPRFGGSDAEGPEVVAWALAVTGIESMAERGVDELSGGERQRVWLATALAQRTDVLLLDEPTTFLDLRYQVEILDLVRDLVDNHDVAVGVVLHDLNQAAAVADHVALLAEGRVVASGAPHDVLTPDRLGPVYGIDVEVQTDSSTGLLSCQPVGRHHTRRLAVRD
- the thiM gene encoding hydroxyethylthiazole kinase, whose protein sequence is MTAPPTMPIDDVVADLAALRRRTPLVHCLTNDVVKNVTANVLLAAGAAPAMIEDPGEAAEFARVADALLVNLGTLTEPQAEAINAAVPAAHDAGTPWVLDPVAVGAVTFRTQVAHELLAAAPTVVRGNASEILALARAGGGGRGVESIADSSDAVGVAVELARTTGGVVAVSGTVDYVTDGDVTYAVPGGHPLLTRMTGAGCALGALVAAATAASGSPLRGAVTASTLVAAAAELAARECGGPGSFAVALLDA
- the fhuB gene encoding Fe(3+)-hydroxamate ABC transporter permease FhuB produces the protein MTETLSRQPAPGPTAAPPAPRWGRTTLVLVAGLVLVAALGLVHVTQGTSDIGPVDLLRLVFGGGGGDSRTLDVLIGSRVPRLLAGLVVGIALGVSGALLQSVARNALATPDTLGVNAGAGFAVVLVAVLGTSLPALSTTAVAFAGGLLAAGLVLALSSGAAAGPTRLVLAGMVVTLALAAGSQALQLIDQESTVGLFAWGDGSLVQSGTDETMQVLPVIGVGVAAALLLCRPLDILALGDDTARVLGIKVGIIRVVAVIVAVLLAASAVSVAGKIGFVGLLAPTVVRLLGVHRLAGLIPAAAVAGCVVVLGADVLTRAVLGGAAGVDIPAGVVTSLFGAPVLIWLARRHRDSGPTRTPPAAGHPAGRSTRYFAVIVVVVSALLVAAVVVSMLIGDRIVLLGDVMNWIRGTAGGGVTFVLDQRFPRVVLCLLTGAALALAGAAVQAVARNPLAEPGILGVTGGAGVGAVALIVLVPGASAVSVSGVAAIGAVAAFVGVYLLAWRRGMSPDRLVLVGVGMGALTAAITTALVVRRQYDIGPALVWLAGSTYGRSLTDAGPVAVMLVLAVVLAVLSHRHLDLLALDEDTPRVLGVRLEPVRLAILGVAVLLTAAAVSAAGVIGFVGLVAPHAARAVVGGRHRRVLAVSALFGATLVCVADTVGRTVIAPGQLPAGLLTALLGTPYFLWLLWRSRARGAA
- a CDS encoding bifunctional 3'-5' exonuclease/DNA polymerase, producing the protein MPGAEALAAYVETRERADSPRWVFADTAADYPAVLAALGSRATPRRCHDLALTEALLRRYAGEPLDVAPEPARRGAQPDLFAVDPPRADPAEPLARAVEAYADQRRRIAATGLPQRFDLLVAAESAGALAATEMTAAGLPWDVAAHDTVLTELLGTADPAGGRPSRLAALAADVHEGFGRPVNPDSPADLLAAFRQDGYDLDTTRAWALRNLDHPAIEALLAYKDLVRIHTANGWAWQAAWVHDGRFRPTYVPGGVVSGRWATKGGGALQIPRRLRAAVVADPGHVLVVADAGQADPRVLAAMSGDPGMTEAARTDDMYEALAAQAFGGDRGRAKLGLLGAMYGQTSGEAAAPLATLRRRYPAALSLLEHAARRGEQGELVRSHLGRTCPPPGEGELVTQARARARGRFTRNFVVQATTSEWTLALLAGLRLALADLRTPDRRADLVFYQHDEVMVHADETLADDVADAVREAGAAATRLLFGDTQVRFPLDVKAAKTYADAH
- a CDS encoding family 43 glycosylhydrolase, giving the protein MRRVPGPVTLPALLLVLVLALALAPAPATSVRAAEDQAPPYTNPVTAGYSIDFPDPAVMRGKDGFWYAYGTGGPFDEQNARSANSKIARSADLRTWTEVGPFFAPGAEPPYAEAGTGYWAPDVRYLNGKYLLYVTVPNTKTVPGGGDPAIGVATAPTPSGPWTPEPEPLIPPRPFGDAYDTTIDPALFTDTDGTHYLYWGGFDSGLWMVRLSADGLTAETEPRKIGAARYEGPYVVHRDGWYYLFASSANCCAGPTTGYSVFVGRAKSPLGPFRDRDGEDMVASRAGGTPVLAPNGNKWIGTGHHSAVVDASGQDWMTYHAIDRDDPWLDVQPGFTMRPMSIDRLDWIDGWPIVNAGAFATDTEQPDGPVVRGEVDDRFEDADATADLFDVRSGELAVEGPDPQSGGYAALGRDTLATTRELRDRDVRVEADVRTSDAAAGVAARVSKHGDQVRAVVDAARRELRVEAVVHGRVVRTASAKLPASYAADAWHTLALQVRGRTATVDVTDSRLGDPWATTELRLPSTGRAGAAGVVASGDAEVDNFSANALYRPVTKTVPPPAQGRPLPAYSDEFGDGLAEGWSWLREDTAARVVSGDLRWPTQDGDLVGTGTPAALLREMPEGSYTVTTKLRLGIGTDDVRNFQQAGLLVYVGDDEFLRLDVVAVADTRIVEFGKETVFQGRRSWGGGLAGPPGDTTWLKLAHRLDPKTGEHRFRAGSSTDGRHWTWGLTWTLPADADPRIGLVSQGSLPETTAEYGPAMAEFDYVRVSRP
- a CDS encoding ABC transporter substrate-binding protein yields the protein MLAVAACGTTEAPKEQSTGADIKVTDSRGEQTLPGPAKRVVALEWGLVENLLTLGVTPVGIADIKQYNVWVSAEPAPTSVKDVGLREEVSLDAVAGLDPDLILATTSGACGKPLPQFEKIADVLCFDGTDPNGNLQHMRDQFTAVAKSVGKGAEGDKVLADFDAKLADGKQKIADAGLAGTKLAGAHGWTDQGAPVVRMFGKRSLGSDVAEEMGLENAWTGKSDDWGLAMTDVEGLTKIGDAQFYYIAPVDNIFETKLPKNRIWQNLSFVKKDQVHKLDGGTWLFGGPASTSQFVDELVAALT